In a genomic window of Deinococcus radiotolerans:
- a CDS encoding class I SAM-dependent methyltransferase: MSEPLRVIIGAGAQAWPGWVPTQREQLDLTDRASFERYFGTRRADALLCEHVWEHLTPAQGREAARLCLDFLKPGGWLRCAVPDANFPDEAYQRTVQVGGPGPADHPAADHQVVYDAATFRSVFEDVGFEVDLLEYCDDAGRFHYHGWDVSTGPVYRSLMLDHRNRDGRLGSVSIILDAHRPGGTPA, translated from the coding sequence ATGTCCGAACCCCTCAGGGTCATCATCGGCGCGGGCGCTCAGGCGTGGCCCGGCTGGGTGCCCACCCAGCGTGAACAGCTTGACCTGACCGACCGCGCCAGTTTCGAGCGGTACTTCGGGACGCGCCGCGCGGACGCGCTGCTGTGCGAGCACGTCTGGGAGCACCTCACCCCCGCGCAGGGCCGGGAGGCCGCGCGCCTGTGCCTGGACTTCCTGAAGCCCGGTGGGTGGCTGCGCTGCGCCGTCCCGGACGCGAACTTCCCGGACGAGGCGTACCAACGCACGGTGCAGGTGGGGGGCCCCGGCCCGGCGGACCATCCGGCGGCTGATCATCAGGTCGTGTACGACGCCGCCACCTTCCGCTCGGTGTTCGAGGACGTGGGCTTTGAGGTGGACCTGCTGGAGTACTGCGACGACGCGGGCCGCTTCCACTACCACGGGTGGGACGTGTCGACCGGCCCGGTCTACCGCTCGCTGATGCTGGATCACCGCAACCGGGACGGGCGGCTGGGTTCCGTGTCCATCATCCTGGACGCCCACAGGCCCGGCGGGACCCCGGCCTGA
- a CDS encoding rhodanese-like domain-containing protein: MRPILLIGLLTLSACAPRAATYTTVSVQDLRDAQAKGEYVLDVRTDAEYQEGHVPGAALLPLADLGARMNEVPRDRPVYVICRSGSRSAQASAQLVKAGYTQVFNVDGGMNAWTRAGYPAER; encoded by the coding sequence ATGCGACCCATCCTGCTGATCGGCCTGCTCACCCTGAGTGCCTGCGCGCCCCGCGCCGCCACGTACACCACGGTTTCCGTGCAGGACCTGCGTGACGCGCAGGCGAAGGGCGAGTACGTCCTGGACGTCCGCACGGACGCCGAATACCAGGAAGGGCACGTCCCGGGCGCGGCGCTGCTGCCGCTGGCGGACCTGGGCGCCCGCATGAACGAGGTGCCCAGGGACCGCCCGGTGTACGTCATCTGCCGCAGTGGCAGCCGCAGCGCCCAGGCCAGCGCGCAGCTCGTGAAGGCCGGGTACACGCAGGTCTTCAACGTGGACGGCGGCATGAACGCCTGGACCAGAGCCGGCTATCCCGCCGAACGCTGA
- the cobU gene encoding bifunctional adenosylcobinamide kinase/adenosylcobinamide-phosphate guanylyltransferase yields the protein MTLVFVTGGARSGKSSFAETRAARGGAPVTYVATAQAFDDEMRDRIGRHRADRPAGWVTREEPVHVPAVVGEVQGTVLLDCLSLWISNLMLADWTDDAVLAAADDLLRAARDRGGVTVMVTNEVGFGIVPDNALARRFRDLLGWVNQRAAAASDEAWLIVSGRPLRLP from the coding sequence GTGACGCTGGTGTTCGTGACGGGCGGCGCGCGCAGTGGCAAGAGTAGTTTCGCGGAGACCCGGGCGGCGCGGGGGGGCGCACCCGTCACGTACGTGGCGACCGCGCAGGCCTTCGACGACGAGATGCGGGACCGTATCGGACGGCACCGCGCGGACCGTCCGGCCGGGTGGGTGACACGCGAGGAGCCCGTGCACGTCCCGGCGGTTGTGGGAGAGGTGCAGGGCACGGTGCTGCTCGACTGCCTGAGCCTGTGGATCAGCAACCTGATGCTCGCGGACTGGACGGACGACGCCGTGCTGGCCGCCGCCGACGATCTGCTGCGCGCCGCGCGGGACCGGGGCGGCGTGACCGTCATGGTCACGAACGAGGTGGGCTTCGGGATCGTGCCGGACAACGCCCTGGCGAGGCGGTTCCGGGACCTGCTGGGCTGGGTGAACCAGCGCGCGGCCGCCGCGTCGGACGAGGCGTGGCTGATCGTCAGCGGCCGGCCCCTGCGCCTGCCCTAA
- a CDS encoding cobyric acid synthase — MGKAIMVQGCTSSAGKSYLTAALCRALSNAGARVAPFKAQNMSNNAGVTPAGLEMGRAQLVQAAAARVTPDVRMNPVLLKPEADTRSQVVLLGQVNREITNLPWRERKAHLWPHVQGALHSLMAEFDVVVIEGAGSPAEVNLRASDIVNMRVALEARAAVLLASDIDRGGSFAHLLGTWHCLTPEERALLRGFVLNRFRGDARLLSPAPEWLEAQTGVPTVGVVPMLDIPLPEEDGVWAETGAARGGDQDDGFVAIARLPRVSNLDEFAPLGPLARWVATPADLAGARAVILPGSKSTAADLAWLRATGLAGAVTRAAHAGVPVLGVCGGLQMLGRVIRDPHSVEGAPEVPGLALLDLDTTFAPDKTTTLTTFTDAETGLTVQGYEIHHGQSGAGPGVQTLAPGRLWRQGNVRGTYLHGLLENPAYLERFLGWAGLRPPAGLDSLDARLDAIAARVGAALDPGVLEDLL, encoded by the coding sequence ATGGGTAAGGCGATCATGGTGCAGGGCTGCACGAGCAGCGCGGGCAAGAGTTACCTCACGGCAGCGCTGTGCCGCGCCCTGTCGAACGCGGGCGCGCGGGTCGCGCCGTTCAAGGCGCAGAACATGAGCAACAACGCCGGGGTGACCCCGGCGGGCCTGGAGATGGGCCGCGCGCAGCTCGTGCAGGCCGCCGCGGCGCGCGTCACGCCGGACGTGCGGATGAACCCGGTGCTACTGAAACCGGAAGCGGACACCCGCTCGCAGGTCGTGCTGCTGGGGCAGGTGAACCGCGAGATCACCAACCTGCCCTGGCGTGAGCGCAAGGCGCACCTGTGGCCGCACGTGCAGGGCGCGCTGCACAGCCTCATGGCCGAGTTCGACGTGGTCGTCATCGAGGGTGCGGGCAGTCCCGCCGAGGTGAACCTGCGCGCGTCGGACATCGTGAACATGCGCGTGGCGCTGGAGGCCCGGGCAGCGGTGCTGCTCGCCAGCGACATCGACCGGGGCGGGTCGTTCGCGCACCTGCTCGGCACCTGGCACTGCCTGACGCCCGAGGAACGCGCGCTGCTGCGCGGCTTCGTCCTCAACCGCTTCCGGGGCGACGCGCGCCTGCTCTCGCCCGCCCCCGAGTGGCTGGAGGCGCAGACCGGCGTGCCGACGGTCGGGGTCGTGCCGATGCTGGACATCCCACTGCCCGAGGAGGACGGCGTGTGGGCCGAAACCGGAGCGGCACGCGGCGGGGATCAGGACGACGGGTTCGTGGCGATCGCGCGCCTGCCACGCGTGTCGAACCTCGACGAGTTCGCGCCGCTCGGCCCGCTGGCCCGCTGGGTGGCGACCCCAGCGGACCTGGCGGGCGCGCGGGCGGTGATCCTGCCCGGCAGCAAGAGCACGGCCGCCGATCTGGCGTGGCTGCGCGCCACCGGACTCGCGGGCGCCGTGACCCGCGCCGCCCACGCGGGCGTCCCTGTGCTCGGCGTGTGCGGGGGCCTGCAGATGCTCGGGCGCGTGATCCGCGACCCGCACAGTGTGGAGGGTGCGCCGGAGGTACCGGGCCTGGCTCTCCTCGACCTGGACACCACTTTCGCGCCGGACAAGACCACCACCCTGACCACCTTCACGGACGCCGAGACAGGCCTGACCGTGCAGGGCTACGAGATCCACCACGGTCAGAGCGGGGCCGGGCCGGGCGTGCAGACCCTCGCCCCGGGGCGGCTGTGGCGGCAGGGCAACGTGCGCGGCACGTATCTGCACGGCCTGCTGGAGAACCCCGCGTACCTCGAGCGCTTCCTGGGCTGGGCGGGCCTGCGTCCCCCGGCGGGCCTGGACTCGCTGGACGCCCGGCTGGACGCCATCGCCGCGCGGGTCGGCGCGGCCCTCGACCCGGGCGTGCTGGAGGACCTCCTGTGA
- a CDS encoding pyridoxal phosphate-dependent aminotransferase: protein MIPLIPRVPHGGPGAQPFTGLDFSVNANPYGPSPHLIQAVRDADHAHYPDPTYGWVRERLAAWHGLSPTEVTPAVGASELLHRLARLCLSDGGLLLSVHAPFGELARAAALLGAPVTTVPEVPDLLPAGTRLVYVAYPHNPTGLAPSPEDLLALAERCLAVGALLIVDEAYAPFVARPAVPRHPALLRLLSPGKAHGLVGARPAYALAAPDVIAALDNLAPAWHVPAGTAGVLAALPHAARFLAETLPRVAAHAAALADDLRPLGRVEHHGTPFLTLRVGDARALSAQLLAAGVRVRDCASYGLPDLIRVSTRLPGENRVLVRELHARLAVGGRHG, encoded by the coding sequence ATGATTCCCCTGATTCCCCGCGTGCCGCACGGCGGGCCCGGCGCGCAGCCCTTTACCGGGCTGGATTTCAGCGTGAACGCCAACCCGTACGGCCCCAGCCCGCACCTGATCCAGGCGGTGCGGGACGCCGACCACGCCCACTACCCCGATCCGACCTACGGCTGGGTGCGGGAGCGGCTGGCCGCGTGGCACGGCCTGAGCCCCACCGAGGTCACCCCGGCGGTGGGCGCCTCGGAGCTGCTGCACCGCCTCGCCCGGCTGTGCCTGAGTGACGGGGGCCTGCTGCTGAGCGTGCACGCGCCCTTCGGGGAACTCGCCCGCGCCGCCGCGCTGCTCGGCGCGCCCGTCACGACCGTGCCCGAGGTGCCGGACCTCCTCCCGGCCGGGACGCGCCTCGTGTACGTGGCGTACCCGCACAACCCGACCGGCCTCGCCCCCAGTCCCGAGGATTTGCTGGCCCTGGCCGAGCGCTGCCTCGCGGTGGGCGCGCTGCTGATCGTGGATGAGGCGTACGCACCCTTCGTGGCCCGGCCCGCCGTGCCGCGCCACCCCGCGCTGCTGCGCCTGCTTTCGCCGGGCAAGGCGCACGGGCTGGTGGGCGCGCGCCCCGCGTACGCGCTGGCCGCGCCGGACGTGATCGCCGCGCTCGACAACCTCGCCCCCGCGTGGCACGTGCCGGCCGGGACGGCCGGGGTGCTTGCGGCCCTGCCGCACGCCGCGCGCTTCCTGGCCGAGACGCTGCCCAGGGTCGCCGCGCACGCCGCCGCGCTCGCGGACGACCTGCGCCCGCTGGGCCGGGTGGAGCACCACGGGACGCCGTTCCTGACGCTGCGGGTCGGGGACGCCCGCGCCCTGAGTGCACAGCTGCTCGCGGCGGGCGTGCGGGTGCGGGACTGCGCGAGTTACGGCCTGCCGGACCTCATCCGCGTGAGCACGCGCCTGCCGGGCGAGAACCGCGTGCTCGTGCGCGAGCTGCACGCCAGGCTGGCGGTGGGAGGACGACATGGGTAA
- the cbiB gene encoding adenosylcobinamide-phosphate synthase CbiB, which yields MRGAPRRALLLALALDTLGEPPAPAHPVVWMGHLLRRARAAWRGQTPRAQLIEGGLGWAAGVTLSAALGGAAGRLPWWAQGVVLKPLLARTALLRAGAEVAGALDAGNLPEARRLLSWHLVSRDTADLTACEVAGAAIASLAENLSDSVVAPLLHARLGGLGWAAAYRFTNTADASWGYRTPELEWPGKVAARADDLLNLAPARLSAACLLLAAGGRGWREWRADARRTPSPNGGHPMSAAAGALGVRLEKRGVYTLNAAGRDPDGADLRAALTLVNRAALLAALVCLLPLPRRLMEARA from the coding sequence TTGAGGGGCGCCCCGCGCCGGGCGCTGCTGTTGGCCCTCGCCCTGGACACGCTGGGGGAACCACCCGCCCCCGCACACCCGGTCGTGTGGATGGGGCACCTCCTGCGCCGCGCGCGCGCCGCGTGGCGGGGACAGACACCGCGCGCCCAGCTGATCGAGGGGGGCCTGGGCTGGGCCGCCGGGGTCACGCTAAGCGCGGCCCTGGGCGGGGCGGCCGGGCGGCTGCCGTGGTGGGCGCAGGGCGTGGTCCTCAAACCGCTGCTGGCCCGCACGGCCCTGCTGCGCGCGGGGGCGGAGGTCGCCGGGGCGCTGGACGCCGGGAACCTGCCCGAGGCGCGACGGCTGCTGTCCTGGCACCTCGTGAGCCGCGACACGGCCGACCTGACAGCCTGCGAGGTGGCGGGCGCGGCCATCGCCAGCCTCGCGGAGAACCTGAGCGACAGTGTGGTAGCGCCGCTGCTGCACGCGCGGCTGGGCGGCCTGGGCTGGGCCGCCGCGTACCGCTTCACGAACACCGCCGACGCCAGCTGGGGCTACCGCACGCCCGAGCTCGAATGGCCGGGGAAGGTCGCGGCCCGCGCGGACGACTTGTTGAACCTCGCCCCGGCCCGCCTGAGCGCCGCGTGCCTGCTGCTTGCCGCCGGCGGCCGAGGCTGGCGGGAGTGGCGCGCGGACGCCAGGCGCACCCCCAGCCCGAACGGCGGGCACCCCATGAGCGCCGCCGCCGGGGCCCTCGGCGTGCGCCTGGAGAAGCGTGGCGTGTACACCCTGAACGCCGCCGGGCGCGACCCCGACGGGGCCGACCTGCGTGCCGCCCTGACCCTGGTGAACCGCGCGGCGCTGCTGGCGGCGCTGGTCTGCCTGCTGCCCCTGCCCCGGCGGCTGATGGAGGCGCGGGCATGA
- a CDS encoding cobyrinate a,c-diamide synthase, protein MTTQPPTFPALSPSGPRRVVLAAASSGSGKTTVAALLCRALRARGVRVQPFKLGPDYLDPTHLTRAAGREARNLDSFLLGRQRLRELFARAAAQADVSVLEGVMGLFDGRDPTSDEHSTADLALLLDAPVVLVLDAGGSARTVAAVASGLRDFRPDLRVAGVILNRVGGAGHAALCEAALDQVDLPVLGWVARDAGLHLPERHLGLLSAEQAAWDTAAADRAAEGLRLDALLDAIHAPALPDAPAPAQAGAPVRVALAHDEAFHFSYPDALDELRAQGAELIRFSPLRDAALPAGVGGVLLPGGYPEAHAHDLSANVAMRESIRAFAVSGGAVLAECGGLMYLGESLEVDGQEVPMCGVIPYRTRMTPRLTLGYRDATALRDTLVAPAGATVRGHEFHHSVLTHAPTRPAWTWTAHDGTVTEEGYAHGNVLASYLHLHLGADPALATRFLAACRAVTA, encoded by the coding sequence ATGACGACCCAGCCGCCGACCTTCCCTGCCCTCTCTCCTTCCGGGCCGCGCCGCGTGGTGCTGGCTGCCGCGTCCTCCGGCAGCGGCAAGACGACCGTGGCGGCGCTGCTGTGCCGCGCGCTGCGCGCGCGGGGCGTGCGGGTGCAGCCGTTCAAGTTGGGTCCGGACTACCTGGACCCGACGCATCTGACGCGCGCGGCGGGCCGGGAGGCGCGCAACCTGGACTCGTTCCTGCTGGGTCGCCAGAGACTGCGGGAGCTGTTCGCGCGGGCGGCGGCGCAGGCGGACGTGAGCGTCCTGGAGGGCGTGATGGGCCTGTTCGACGGGCGCGACCCCACCAGTGACGAGCACTCCACGGCGGACCTGGCGCTGCTGCTGGACGCGCCGGTAGTACTCGTGCTGGACGCGGGCGGATCGGCGCGCACGGTCGCGGCGGTCGCGAGTGGCCTGCGGGACTTCCGACCGGACCTGCGCGTGGCAGGCGTGATCCTGAACCGCGTGGGCGGCGCCGGGCACGCGGCGCTGTGCGAGGCGGCGCTCGATCAGGTCGACCTGCCCGTGCTGGGCTGGGTGGCGCGCGACGCCGGGCTGCACCTGCCCGAGCGGCACCTGGGCCTCCTGAGTGCCGAGCAGGCCGCCTGGGACACCGCCGCCGCCGACCGCGCGGCTGAGGGCCTGCGGCTGGACGCCCTGCTGGACGCCATCCACGCCCCGGCCCTGCCGGACGCGCCCGCCCCCGCGCAGGCGGGCGCGCCGGTGCGGGTGGCGCTGGCGCACGACGAGGCGTTCCACTTCTCGTACCCGGACGCGCTGGACGAACTGCGCGCGCAGGGCGCCGAATTGATCCGGTTCAGTCCGCTGCGGGACGCGGCCCTCCCGGCGGGCGTGGGGGGCGTGCTGCTGCCCGGCGGGTACCCGGAAGCGCACGCGCACGACCTGAGCGCCAATGTGGCCATGCGCGAGTCCATCCGCGCGTTTGCCGTATCGGGCGGGGCGGTCCTCGCCGAGTGCGGCGGGCTGATGTACCTCGGGGAATCGCTGGAGGTAGACGGGCAGGAGGTGCCCATGTGCGGGGTGATCCCCTACCGCACCCGCATGACGCCGCGCCTGACCCTCGGGTACCGCGACGCGACCGCGCTGCGGGACACCCTGGTCGCCCCGGCGGGCGCCACGGTGCGTGGACACGAATTTCACCACTCGGTCCTCACGCACGCCCCCACCCGGCCCGCCTGGACCTGGACCGCGCACGACGGCACCGTCACCGAGGAGGGCTACGCGCACGGGAACGTCCTGGCCAGCTACCTGCACCTGCACCTGGGCGCCGACCCGGCCCTCGCCACCCGCTTCCTGGCCGCCTGCCGCGCGGTGACCGCTTGA
- a CDS encoding formate/nitrite transporter family protein has protein sequence MTSAPPPDPTVLSGAALTRAVVNKEVEKAERAAWPTFILAILAGMFIGLGGMFYTLIEAGGIDFAFKQALGGLGFCVGLVLVLVAGAELLTGNVLLVLAAVRRRVTWAQVARNWALVLTGNLVGGVLLALLVVASGHPNLDGGGVAQQAVTIAAGKVAKTPAQLLFSGALCNMLVCLAVWMAFAGKTLADKILAVLLPVTAFVAAGFEHSVADMYLLPLGLLLQGSVPAVPGSSLDAAHVAVTLVLVTAGNIVGGAVFVALAYHFAYPDEPARA, from the coding sequence ATGACCAGTGCGCCCCCCCCGGATCCGACCGTCCTCAGTGGGGCCGCGCTGACGCGGGCCGTGGTGAACAAGGAGGTCGAGAAGGCCGAGCGGGCCGCGTGGCCGACATTCATACTGGCCATCCTGGCCGGGATGTTCATCGGCCTGGGCGGCATGTTCTACACGCTGATCGAGGCGGGCGGCATCGACTTCGCGTTCAAGCAGGCGCTGGGCGGGCTGGGCTTCTGCGTGGGGCTGGTGCTGGTCCTCGTGGCTGGAGCGGAACTGCTGACCGGGAACGTGCTGCTGGTCCTGGCCGCCGTGCGCCGCCGCGTCACGTGGGCGCAGGTGGCGCGCAACTGGGCGCTGGTGCTGACGGGAAATCTGGTGGGCGGCGTGCTGCTGGCCCTGCTGGTCGTGGCGTCCGGTCATCCGAATCTCGACGGGGGCGGCGTGGCGCAGCAGGCCGTGACGATCGCTGCGGGGAAGGTGGCGAAGACGCCCGCGCAACTGCTGTTCAGCGGCGCGCTGTGCAACATGCTGGTCTGCCTGGCCGTCTGGATGGCCTTTGCTGGGAAAACCCTGGCGGACAAGATCCTGGCGGTGCTGCTGCCGGTCACGGCGTTCGTCGCAGCGGGCTTCGAGCACTCGGTGGCGGACATGTACCTGCTGCCGCTGGGCCTGCTGCTTCAGGGCAGCGTGCCGGCCGTGCCGGGATCGTCCCTGGACGCGGCGCACGTGGCTGTGACGCTTGTTCTGGTGACGGCAGGGAACATCGTGGGGGGCGCGGTGTTCGTGGCGCTCGCGTATCACTTCGCGTACCCGGACGAGCCTGCCCGGGCCTGA